In a genomic window of Acidobacteriota bacterium:
- a CDS encoding alpha/beta hydrolase, with amino-acid sequence MEPISHYFYSHRLKLQFWDWGTAGKPTLLLVHGGLDHARNWDWVARALRDDFHVYALDLRGHGNSAQAPGALYSIAEHVLDLSALADIIDDFPLYIIGHSLGGIITLHYAGIFPESVKKAVVIEGLGPPPNHRIHKPAPERYREWIAGVRKTETRDPHSYPDLQSAVARMKEANPHLSDEVAQHLTLHGTNWNSDGSLVWKFDNFARGFPPYGTNIEDARQIFSQITCPVLLFWGMESWAADPSTDGRANVIQNHRLVKVANAGHWVHHDQLDLFLAETKQFLAEA; translated from the coding sequence ATGGAACCCATCTCGCATTATTTCTATTCACATCGGCTCAAACTGCAATTCTGGGACTGGGGCACGGCGGGCAAGCCGACGTTGCTGCTGGTGCACGGCGGCTTGGATCACGCGCGCAACTGGGATTGGGTGGCGCGTGCCCTGCGCGACGACTTTCACGTCTACGCGCTTGATCTGCGCGGCCACGGCAACAGCGCCCAAGCGCCCGGCGCGCTTTACAGCATCGCCGAACACGTGCTTGACCTGTCGGCGCTGGCTGACATCATTGACGATTTTCCGCTCTACATCATCGGTCACTCGTTGGGCGGCATCATCACCTTGCATTACGCAGGCATCTTCCCCGAAAGTGTCAAAAAAGCCGTCGTTATTGAAGGACTCGGCCCGCCGCCGAATCATCGCATTCACAAACCCGCGCCCGAACGTTACCGCGAATGGATCGCGGGCGTGCGCAAGACCGAAACGCGCGACCCGCATTCTTATCCCGACTTGCAATCCGCCGTCGCGCGCATGAAAGAAGCCAACCCGCATCTCTCTGACGAAGTCGCCCAGCACCTGACCTTGCACGGCACGAATTGGAATTCGGATGGCTCGCTGGTCTGGAAGTTCGACAACTTCGCGCGCGGCTTTCCGCCCTACGGCACGAACATCGAAGACGCGCGCCAAATCTTCAGCCAGATCACCTGCCCGGTGCTGCTGTTCTGGGGCATGGAAAGCTGGGCCGCCGATCCCAGCACGGACGGGCGCGCCAACGTGATCCAAAATCACCGGCTGGTCAAAGTGGCGAACGCCGGGCATTGGGTGCATCACGATCAGTTGGATTTGTTTTTAGCCGAGACGAAGCAGTTTTTGGCGGAGGCTTGA
- a CDS encoding DinB family protein, translated as MTLNDIQHLFAYTEWANALALDAAEHLSPAQLTQDRQISHGSILGTLLHMAGAEWVWLERWHGRSHIGPDAWARWTVAQCGDVASLRAQWQQVAAERQAYLAELNDDALPRELAFKRIDGSEHSLPLGQQMQHVVNHATLHRGQVVGMIRQLGITPPATDLLFFLRKPQQ; from the coding sequence ATGACGCTCAACGACATTCAACATCTCTTCGCCTACACCGAATGGGCCAACGCCCTCGCGCTCGACGCGGCGGAACATCTCTCGCCCGCACAACTCACACAAGATCGCCAGATCAGTCACGGCTCGATTCTGGGCACGCTCTTGCACATGGCCGGGGCCGAATGGGTCTGGCTCGAACGTTGGCACGGACGTTCGCACATCGGCCCCGATGCCTGGGCGCGCTGGACGGTGGCGCAGTGCGGCGATGTCGCCAGCTTGCGCGCGCAATGGCAGCAAGTCGCGGCAGAACGCCAAGCCTATCTGGCCGAATTAAACGACGACGCTTTGCCGCGCGAACTCGCCTTCAAACGCATTGACGGCAGCGAGCACAGTTTGCCGTTGGGGCAACAAATGCAGCACGTCGTCAATCACGCCACATTGCATCGCGGTCAGGTCGTCGGGATGATCCGGCAATTGGGCATCACGCCGCCCGCGACCGATTTGCTGTTTTTCCTGCGTAAGCCGCAGCAATGA
- the radA gene encoding DNA repair protein RadA has translation MATKAPKTVYACQTCGYQSAKWLGKCPDCNSWNSFVEERERETPKTGTPVSRGGLKLRESKPVAFNAIPAQDEAREVTGIEEFDRVLGGGIVPGSLVLIGGEPGIGKSTLLSQVADKLSGMYGSVLYVSGEESERQIKLRGERLGIHPENLFLLSETSLDRIFDELERLQPQAIIIDSVQTVYSSKLESAPGSVSQVREVAGQLLMVAKNLTVPIFLIGHVTKEGAIAGPKALEHIVDTVLYFEGERHHNHRLLRAAKNRFGAANELGVFEMTSKGLIGVPNPSEVFLSERPIGASGSAVIAAMEGTRPMLVEIQALVASSKFGTGRRTTQGVELNRVALLVAMLEKRVGMQVSGDDIFVNLVGGIALDEPAVDLGIVAAVVSSFRNIPLDEHAIVFGELGLAGEVRATSHAQLRLREAIRMGFKRVVMPKNNLSGLEPDDRIEIIGVRSVTDALDALF, from the coding sequence ATGGCAACCAAAGCTCCCAAAACAGTGTATGCGTGTCAGACCTGCGGCTATCAGTCGGCCAAGTGGCTGGGCAAGTGCCCGGATTGCAATTCGTGGAATTCGTTTGTCGAAGAACGCGAGCGTGAGACGCCCAAAACAGGCACGCCAGTATCGCGCGGCGGGTTGAAATTGCGCGAGAGCAAGCCCGTCGCCTTCAACGCCATCCCCGCGCAGGATGAGGCGCGTGAGGTCACGGGCATCGAAGAGTTCGACCGCGTGCTGGGCGGCGGCATCGTGCCGGGTTCGCTGGTGCTGATCGGCGGCGAGCCAGGCATCGGCAAGTCTACGTTGCTGTCGCAGGTAGCCGACAAACTCAGCGGAATGTATGGCAGCGTGCTGTACGTTTCGGGCGAAGAGAGCGAGCGCCAGATCAAGCTGCGCGGCGAACGGCTGGGCATTCATCCTGAGAATCTGTTTTTGCTGTCGGAAACCTCGCTCGACCGCATCTTTGACGAACTCGAGCGCCTGCAGCCCCAGGCGATCATCATTGATTCCGTCCAGACGGTTTATTCTTCAAAGCTGGAAAGCGCGCCGGGTTCGGTCTCACAGGTGCGCGAGGTCGCGGGGCAGTTGCTGATGGTGGCGAAGAACTTGACTGTGCCCATCTTCCTGATCGGCCACGTGACCAAAGAGGGCGCGATTGCCGGGCCGAAGGCGTTGGAACACATCGTGGATACAGTGTTGTATTTTGAGGGCGAGCGGCATCATAACCATCGCCTGTTGCGCGCGGCCAAGAATCGTTTTGGCGCGGCGAATGAGTTGGGCGTGTTTGAAATGACCAGCAAGGGGTTGATCGGCGTGCCCAACCCTTCGGAAGTGTTTTTGAGCGAGCGCCCGATTGGCGCGTCCGGTTCGGCGGTGATAGCGGCGATGGAAGGCACGCGGCCCATGCTGGTCGAGATTCAGGCGCTGGTCGCTTCGTCCAAATTCGGCACGGGCCGCCGCACGACGCAGGGCGTGGAGTTGAATCGCGTGGCGTTGTTGGTCGCAATGCTCGAAAAGCGCGTCGGGATGCAAGTGAGCGGCGATGACATCTTCGTCAACCTGGTCGGCGGCATCGCGCTCGATGAACCGGCGGTGGATTTGGGCATCGTGGCGGCGGTGGTGTCCAGCTTCCGCAACATCCCGCTCGATGAGCACGCGATTGTGTTTGGCGAACTCGGCTTGGCGGGCGAAGTGCGCGCGACCAGCCACGCGCAGTTGCGTTTGCGCGAAGCCATTCGCATGGGCTTCAAGCGCGTGGTGATGCCGAAAAATAACTTGAGCGGCCTGGAGCCGGATGACCGCATCGAGATTATTGGGGTGCGGTCGGTGACGGATGCGTTGGATGCGTTGTTTTGA
- a CDS encoding vanadium-dependent haloperoxidase, with product MKRTRQNQYEQQVRELLTRSRREFLREAGGLTAAALAAGAGVPVLAQEASTAQGLSAPADFGGVTGVARAAKVYEARVQAATFQKIQPLPEPLNNGDEDRYANRLGNFSKALPHNNLGEVDAQAYNSLLNALKTASPDDFERITLGGSVKLTNPQAGLGMDMEGPDTMHLNQPAAPTFNSAEEAGEIAENYWMALLRDVAFADYDTSTLAVAAVTDLNRFSDFRGARISARTMPTRGGSAGVADEGAAARLAAEGEAEPEPQNLVEPEQNVGRVPQRAKALLGRVTTGTLFRGLTPGDLTGPYLSQFMWLEAPFGAETISRRMRTVNPGVDYLTTYSAWLSAQNGNGVFSYSKDPTPRYIRNGRDLAEWVHIDVLFQAYFTAMLILLGSGAPFDKNNPYAKSNTQNGFGTFGPPHIAALVCEVATRALKAVWFQKWFVHRRLRPEEFAGRLHNHVTRAAVYPIHADILSSPVLTEVNRKYGTYLLPMAFPEGCPTHPAYGAGHATVAGACVTILKAWFDEAYVIPNPVIAAPDGLTLLPYTGAGAASLTVGGELNKLASNVAIGRNIAGVHWRSDATESLKLGEAVAIGLLQDFKGCFNEKFDGFSLTKFDGTRVLVG from the coding sequence ATGAAGCGAACCCGACAGAACCAATACGAACAACAAGTGCGCGAATTGCTCACGCGCAGCCGCCGCGAATTTTTACGCGAGGCGGGCGGTTTGACCGCTGCGGCACTGGCCGCCGGTGCCGGCGTGCCGGTGCTGGCGCAAGAAGCCAGCACCGCCCAAGGGCTAAGCGCGCCTGCCGATTTCGGCGGCGTGACCGGCGTGGCGCGCGCGGCCAAGGTCTATGAAGCGCGCGTGCAGGCCGCGACGTTTCAGAAAATACAACCATTGCCCGAACCGCTGAACAACGGCGATGAAGACCGTTATGCCAACCGCCTGGGCAATTTCTCAAAGGCGCTGCCGCATAACAATCTGGGCGAAGTGGATGCGCAGGCCTACAACAGCTTGCTCAATGCGTTGAAAACGGCCAGTCCCGATGATTTCGAACGCATCACGCTGGGCGGCAGCGTCAAATTGACCAACCCGCAGGCCGGACTGGGCATGGATATGGAAGGCCCGGACACGATGCACCTGAATCAACCGGCGGCCCCAACATTCAACAGCGCCGAAGAGGCCGGCGAGATTGCCGAAAATTATTGGATGGCCTTGCTGCGGGATGTGGCATTTGCGGATTACGACACCAGTACGTTGGCGGTGGCGGCAGTGACTGATCTGAATCGTTTCAGCGATTTTCGTGGGGCGCGCATCTCGGCGCGCACGATGCCCACACGCGGCGGCAGCGCTGGCGTGGCAGACGAGGGCGCAGCGGCGCGGCTGGCCGCTGAGGGCGAAGCAGAGCCGGAACCGCAAAACCTGGTTGAACCGGAACAAAATGTCGGGCGTGTGCCACAGCGCGCCAAGGCATTGCTGGGGCGCGTGACGACGGGGACGCTCTTTCGTGGCTTGACGCCGGGCGATTTGACCGGGCCGTACCTGTCACAGTTTATGTGGTTGGAGGCGCCGTTTGGGGCCGAAACCATCAGCCGCCGCATGCGCACAGTCAATCCGGGCGTGGATTACCTGACGACCTACAGCGCCTGGCTGAGCGCGCAAAACGGCAACGGAGTTTTTAGTTATTCCAAGGACCCGACGCCGCGCTACATCCGCAACGGGCGCGACCTGGCCGAATGGGTGCACATTGACGTGCTGTTTCAAGCGTATTTCACGGCCATGCTGATTCTGCTGGGCAGTGGCGCGCCCTTCGACAAGAACAATCCTTACGCAAAATCAAACACGCAAAACGGTTTCGGCACCTTTGGCCCGCCCCACATCGCGGCACTGGTGTGCGAAGTGGCGACGCGCGCGCTCAAAGCCGTCTGGTTCCAAAAATGGTTTGTGCATCGCCGCTTGCGCCCCGAAGAGTTTGCCGGACGCCTCCACAACCACGTCACACGCGCGGCGGTTTATCCGATTCACGCCGACATTCTAAGTTCGCCGGTGCTGACCGAAGTCAATCGCAAATACGGCACCTACTTGTTGCCGATGGCCTTTCCCGAAGGCTGTCCGACGCACCCGGCCTATGGCGCGGGCCACGCGACGGTGGCGGGCGCGTGCGTGACGATTCTGAAAGCCTGGTTTGATGAAGCGTATGTGATTCCCAATCCGGTGATAGCCGCGCCGGATGGGCTGACGCTCTTGCCCTATACCGGAGCCGGGGCGGCCTCGCTGACCGTGGGCGGCGAACTGAACAAGCTGGCCTCGAATGTCGCGATTGGCCGCAACATCGCGGGTGTGCACTGGCGTTCGGACGCCACCGAATCGCTCAAGCTGGGCGAGGCCGTGGCCATCGGCCTGTTGCAGGATTTCAAAGGCTGTTTCAACGAGAAATTCGACGGCTTCTCGTTGACGAAATTTGACGGGACGCGCGTGCT